One Puniceicoccaceae bacterium DNA segment encodes these proteins:
- the nikR gene encoding nickel-responsive transcriptional regulator NikR, with the protein MIPTSTGNPLQRISMTIPESSLRLLDEMVNARGYANRSQGLNEILNREIAEYQSHQGDQLMAGSITLFYQNTRANVQAKLAAIQRNHIDEVISSLHVLLEEDHTMEVLLVQGQAPKLREIANELISTKGVKNGTLTLSTTVIPPIHGKK; encoded by the coding sequence ATGATCCCAACTTCCACAGGAAATCCACTGCAGCGCATCAGCATGACCATCCCCGAATCGTCCCTTCGGTTGCTCGATGAGATGGTCAACGCACGCGGGTACGCAAATCGCTCTCAGGGTCTCAACGAGATCCTCAATCGCGAAATCGCCGAATACCAATCGCATCAGGGTGACCAGCTGATGGCGGGCAGTATCACTCTGTTTTACCAAAATACGCGCGCCAATGTTCAAGCCAAGCTCGCTGCCATCCAGCGCAACCACATTGATGAGGTCATCAGTTCCCTGCATGTGCTGCTCGAAGAAGATCACACCATGGAGGTGCTTCTGGTCCAGGGCCAGGCACCCAAATTGCGGGAAATCGCCAACGAACTCATCAGCACCAAGGGTGTGAAAAACGGCACGCTTACCCTGAGCACCACAGTCATCCCTCCCATTCACGGCAAGAAGTAA
- the uca gene encoding urea carboxylase, with protein MFSKVLIANRGEIALRILRTLKPMGIGSVAIYSEADADTPVVREADEAFCIGPAPVKESYLQVEKLLEIAQASGVQAIHPGYGLLSENATFATACEERGIAFLGPTPAQIRDFGLKHTARELAEAAGVPLVPGSGLLANVEAAQQAAARIGYPVMLKSTAGGGGIGMRLCRHADDLAQAWGAVQRLGQRNFSNDGIFLEKYIENARHIEVQLFGDGQGTVLTLGERDCSVQRRNQKVIEETPAPALPEPIRQALHAAARRLGESVNYRSAGTVEFIYDVVEQAFYFLEVNTRLQVEHAVTEAIYGIDLVQYMVQLGCGALPPLDSLKLQPKGHSIQVRVYAENPLLDFAPSVGTITSLQLPEGVRVDGWIENGTEVSTYYDPMLAKFISHGETRNDAIAAMQQALAGTSICGIECNHRYLAAILDSEAFQSATHTTRFLDGFSYQSCALEVLDGGTQTTIQDYPGRTGYWDVGVPPSGPMDSLAFRIANRILGNPEQLPALEILMAGPTLRFHTDAWICLTGAAIEATLDGEAIGMWQPIAVAVGQTLKLGTITGHGARAYLAFAGGLEVPSYLGSASTFTLGQFGGLTGQALQSGDFLHLQAQAATAPSDFQNIAPAAIPDYPETVEIAVLYGPHGAPDFFTAADMQTFFATEWEVHFNSARTGVRLIGPKPEWARSDGGEAGLHPSNIHDTAYAVGAIDFTGDMPIILGPDGPSLGGFVCPATVATGDLWKIGQLKPGMRVRFRCIDLTGAAALESATERWVAELQRPGVAIDSVEPASPVLERLPASGGLPFAVCYRQSGDRNILIEYGPMVLDLRLRFRVHALQEELKRLHLPGLLDLTPGIRSLQVHFDSTRVKASELLPKLIDAEHALPSIADMEVPCRKVYLPLCWDDPSTQLAIRKYEQGVRKDAPWCPSNLEFIRRINGLDSIEQLKQQFFETDYLVMGLGDVYLGAPVATPVDPRKRLVTTKYNPARTWTPENAVGIGGAYLCVYGMEGPGGYQFVGRTLQMWNRFRSTAVFEPGKPWLLRFFDQIRFFPVSHAELTQIRKEFPQGRYPLKLEETTFKLADYLSFLKSHAPEISLAKRHQQEAFEAERQRWADAGLDTSETPNAGEVESVADEAALPKGCVELKAALTASVWKVHATEGDTLQTGESAFVLEAMKMEIPVKLESRVEVVQVFTSEGQTVRKGQTLAWVRPL; from the coding sequence ATGTTTTCCAAAGTTCTCATCGCCAATCGCGGAGAAATCGCTCTCCGCATCCTGCGCACGCTCAAGCCAATGGGCATTGGCTCTGTCGCAATCTACTCCGAGGCCGATGCGGACACCCCCGTGGTGCGCGAGGCAGACGAGGCCTTCTGCATCGGTCCCGCTCCGGTCAAGGAAAGTTACCTGCAAGTGGAAAAACTGCTCGAAATTGCGCAAGCGTCTGGAGTCCAGGCCATCCATCCAGGCTACGGTCTGCTCAGCGAAAATGCCACATTCGCCACTGCATGCGAGGAGCGGGGCATCGCCTTCCTCGGACCCACTCCTGCCCAGATCCGGGACTTCGGGCTTAAACACACCGCGCGCGAGCTCGCCGAAGCCGCCGGAGTGCCGCTCGTGCCCGGCTCAGGTCTCCTTGCCAATGTCGAAGCAGCCCAACAAGCTGCCGCCCGGATCGGATACCCGGTCATGCTCAAAAGCACTGCGGGTGGAGGAGGGATCGGTATGCGACTCTGCCGCCATGCAGACGACCTCGCCCAGGCGTGGGGAGCCGTGCAGCGTCTGGGTCAGCGCAACTTCAGCAATGACGGCATATTTCTCGAAAAATACATCGAAAATGCCCGACACATTGAGGTGCAACTGTTTGGCGATGGTCAGGGCACCGTGCTCACCCTGGGTGAACGGGACTGCAGCGTGCAACGGCGCAACCAGAAGGTGATCGAAGAGACTCCGGCTCCGGCACTGCCAGAGCCGATACGGCAGGCACTGCATGCGGCTGCACGCCGTCTCGGAGAAAGCGTAAACTACCGCTCTGCGGGTACTGTCGAATTCATCTACGACGTCGTCGAACAGGCATTTTACTTCCTTGAGGTCAATACGCGACTCCAGGTGGAGCATGCGGTGACGGAGGCCATCTATGGCATCGATCTGGTGCAGTACATGGTGCAGCTCGGCTGCGGTGCCTTACCCCCGCTGGATTCCCTGAAACTGCAGCCAAAGGGCCACTCGATCCAGGTGCGCGTGTACGCGGAAAATCCTCTGCTCGACTTTGCCCCTTCTGTTGGCACGATCACATCTCTTCAGCTCCCCGAAGGAGTGCGCGTGGATGGGTGGATCGAAAATGGCACCGAGGTAAGCACCTACTACGATCCAATGCTCGCAAAATTCATTTCGCACGGAGAAACGCGCAATGACGCCATTGCGGCCATGCAGCAGGCACTCGCTGGCACTTCGATCTGCGGCATTGAATGCAACCACCGCTACCTCGCGGCCATTCTCGACAGCGAAGCCTTTCAATCGGCCACACACACCACGCGTTTTCTCGATGGATTTTCCTATCAAAGTTGCGCACTCGAAGTGCTCGACGGGGGCACCCAGACCACAATTCAGGACTATCCCGGTCGCACGGGTTATTGGGATGTGGGGGTGCCGCCCAGTGGACCCATGGATAGCCTCGCATTTCGCATCGCAAACCGAATCCTGGGAAATCCGGAGCAGCTGCCCGCACTCGAGATCCTGATGGCAGGACCCACTCTGCGCTTTCACACCGATGCCTGGATCTGCCTCACAGGTGCTGCGATCGAAGCAACCCTCGATGGAGAAGCCATCGGCATGTGGCAACCCATTGCAGTGGCAGTCGGGCAAACCCTGAAGCTTGGCACGATCACAGGCCACGGCGCGCGCGCCTATCTCGCATTCGCCGGTGGACTTGAGGTGCCATCCTACCTTGGCAGTGCGTCAACCTTCACACTCGGACAGTTTGGGGGCCTCACTGGCCAGGCGCTGCAGTCCGGCGACTTTCTGCACCTGCAAGCACAGGCAGCAACAGCCCCTTCTGACTTTCAAAACATCGCACCGGCAGCGATCCCCGACTACCCTGAAACCGTCGAGATCGCTGTGCTCTACGGTCCGCATGGTGCACCCGACTTCTTCACTGCTGCGGACATGCAAACCTTCTTTGCCACCGAATGGGAGGTGCATTTCAACTCGGCACGCACGGGTGTTCGCCTGATCGGTCCCAAGCCCGAATGGGCACGCAGCGATGGTGGGGAGGCGGGGTTGCATCCATCCAATATTCACGATACTGCGTATGCGGTGGGTGCCATCGATTTCACTGGCGACATGCCCATCATTCTGGGACCCGACGGCCCCAGCCTGGGCGGGTTTGTATGCCCGGCCACCGTGGCGACCGGGGATCTCTGGAAGATTGGACAGTTAAAACCGGGCATGCGGGTGCGCTTTCGCTGCATCGACCTGACCGGAGCCGCCGCTTTGGAGTCCGCAACCGAGCGCTGGGTTGCCGAATTGCAACGGCCCGGTGTTGCCATCGATTCGGTTGAACCTGCTTCACCCGTGCTGGAGCGTTTGCCCGCCAGCGGTGGTCTTCCTTTTGCGGTTTGTTACCGGCAATCCGGTGACCGTAACATTCTCATCGAATATGGTCCCATGGTGCTCGACCTTCGGCTGCGATTTCGCGTTCACGCACTGCAGGAGGAACTGAAACGATTGCACCTTCCCGGGTTGCTCGACCTCACTCCCGGCATTCGCTCGCTTCAGGTGCATTTTGACAGCACAAGGGTCAAGGCAAGCGAACTGCTACCCAAACTCATCGACGCAGAACACGCCCTGCCTTCCATTGCCGATATGGAAGTTCCCTGTCGCAAAGTATACCTGCCACTGTGTTGGGACGATCCGAGCACCCAGCTCGCCATCCGCAAATATGAACAGGGAGTACGCAAGGACGCACCCTGGTGTCCGAGTAATCTGGAGTTCATTCGGCGCATCAACGGACTCGATTCCATCGAGCAACTGAAGCAGCAATTCTTCGAAACCGATTACCTGGTGATGGGACTCGGCGATGTTTATCTCGGCGCACCGGTTGCCACGCCGGTGGATCCTCGCAAGCGCCTGGTCACGACCAAATACAATCCTGCGCGCACCTGGACTCCTGAAAATGCCGTTGGCATCGGAGGTGCTTACCTCTGCGTCTACGGGATGGAGGGTCCCGGGGGCTACCAGTTTGTTGGTCGCACCCTGCAGATGTGGAATCGCTTCCGCAGCACTGCTGTATTTGAACCCGGAAAACCCTGGTTGTTGCGGTTCTTTGACCAAATTCGCTTCTTCCCGGTGAGCCACGCGGAACTCACGCAGATTCGCAAAGAGTTCCCACAGGGCCGTTACCCGTTGAAGCTGGAAGAGACGACATTCAAACTGGCGGACTATCTTTCGTTTCTAAAAAGCCATGCGCCTGAAATTTCACTGGCCAAACGCCACCAACAGGAGGCTTTCGAAGCAGAACGCCAGCGCTGGGCAGATGCAGGACTCGATACATCCGAGACACCCAATGCTGGGGAGGTTGAATCTGTTGCCGATGAAGCTGCTTTGCCCAAGGGTTGCGTTGAGCTGAAAGCTGCACTGACTGCAAGCGTCTGGAAGGTGCACGCAACCGAGGGTGACACACTGCAAACTGGCGAAAGCGCGTTCGTGCTCGAAGCCATGAAAATGGAAATCCCGGTCAAACTCGAGTCCCGCGTCGAGGTTGTGCAGGTTTTCACCAGCGAAGGGCAAACTGTTCGCAAGGGACAAACACTCGCCTGGGTTCGTCCTCTGTAG
- a CDS encoding ABC transporter ATP-binding protein, which translates to MTVELPDYQTQSPEVATRFAKLKERPVKLEVKGLHKVFPKKQGDVTALSNISFQTHRREFLSVIGPSGCGKSTLIRILAGLESPSTGEVLLEGQTVSAPGPDRGMVFQGYTLFPWLTVKQNVMFGLSIAGKSDTTAQAEAMQWIELVGLTKFANAYPSELSGGMKQRVAIARALANQPKVLLMDEPFGALDAQTRSHMQSYLLEIWRNVDITIIFITHDLDEAIYLADRILVLKANPGEVQELIEVPVPRPRRAEQLLDPEFLATRRRLETLIHPPSTQRPAAMPIVRLTDVHDDVE; encoded by the coding sequence ATGACCGTAGAATTGCCAGACTACCAAACACAATCGCCTGAAGTGGCTACCCGCTTTGCAAAGCTCAAAGAGCGCCCTGTCAAACTTGAGGTCAAGGGGCTGCACAAGGTTTTCCCGAAAAAACAGGGGGATGTCACGGCGCTCAGCAACATCTCCTTTCAAACCCATCGCAGGGAGTTTCTGTCAGTGATCGGTCCCTCCGGTTGTGGAAAATCCACACTCATCCGCATTCTGGCGGGTCTGGAGTCGCCGAGCACAGGCGAAGTCCTGCTTGAGGGGCAGACGGTCAGTGCTCCGGGACCCGACCGTGGCATGGTCTTTCAAGGCTACACGCTGTTTCCCTGGCTTACCGTGAAGCAGAATGTGATGTTTGGTCTGAGCATTGCGGGAAAATCCGACACCACCGCACAGGCCGAGGCCATGCAGTGGATCGAGTTGGTCGGACTCACAAAGTTTGCCAATGCCTATCCAAGTGAACTCTCGGGGGGCATGAAGCAGCGCGTCGCCATCGCCCGCGCGCTCGCAAATCAACCCAAGGTACTGTTGATGGATGAACCTTTTGGTGCGCTCGACGCGCAAACTCGCTCCCACATGCAAAGTTACCTGCTGGAGATCTGGCGCAACGTGGACATCACCATCATCTTCATCACGCACGATCTCGACGAAGCAATCTACCTGGCCGACCGCATTCTCGTGCTCAAGGCCAATCCGGGCGAAGTTCAGGAATTGATTGAAGTGCCCGTTCCCCGTCCGCGTCGAGCCGAGCAACTGCTCGATCCCGAATTTTTGGCAACACGGCGGCGTCTGGAAACCCTCATTCATCCACCCTCCACCCAACGTCCCGCCGCCATGCCGATTGTGCGTCTCACCGACGTACATGATGACGTGGAATAG
- a CDS encoding creatininase family protein, translating to MHWESITWEELPDALEACHHTALLPVGATEQHGPQLGLGTDSWIAERVCCDVSRETGVLKLPCLNYGCSLGHSHQWPGTIALPPKVLIDAVYHIGAWAHRSGVRRLLMVNAHVTNHAPLRCALEMLRYEFEDLMVAIINTAELSQRVKESFFADAQDWHANAAETALLLAHEPSWVRPDKLSASDDPDRTQGCVFSHPVHHTSSNGVTGFPSQASESMGQELLGMMVEDLCTLVRGAQSEVPPLSSSYL from the coding sequence ATGCATTGGGAATCCATCACTTGGGAAGAGCTGCCAGACGCACTCGAGGCCTGCCACCACACAGCACTGCTTCCGGTCGGAGCAACCGAACAACATGGTCCGCAGCTCGGACTCGGCACTGACAGCTGGATCGCCGAGCGTGTATGCTGCGACGTCTCCCGTGAAACCGGGGTGCTTAAGCTGCCGTGCCTGAATTACGGTTGTTCGCTTGGCCATTCACACCAGTGGCCAGGAACCATTGCACTGCCTCCGAAAGTGCTCATTGATGCGGTCTATCACATCGGTGCGTGGGCACACCGCAGCGGGGTTCGCCGCTTGCTCATGGTCAACGCTCACGTCACCAACCATGCACCGCTCCGCTGTGCCCTCGAGATGCTTCGCTACGAGTTCGAGGATCTGATGGTGGCCATCATCAACACCGCCGAACTCAGTCAGCGCGTGAAGGAGTCTTTTTTTGCCGATGCACAGGACTGGCATGCCAATGCCGCCGAGACCGCCTTGTTGCTCGCCCACGAACCCTCCTGGGTGCGCCCGGACAAGCTTTCAGCTTCCGACGATCCCGACCGAACGCAGGGATGTGTCTTCAGTCATCCGGTCCACCACACCAGTTCCAACGGAGTCACGGGCTTTCCGTCACAGGCCAGTGAATCCATGGGGCAGGAGTTGCTCGGAATGATGGTGGAAGACCTCTGCACCCTGGTGAGGGGCGCACAATCGGAAGTACCACCTTTGTCATCATCATACCTATGA
- a CDS encoding urea amidolyase associated protein UAAP2, with the protein MNILSSPRVEADAIYSKVVPAGDFWLHRIQRGQTLRMVDLEGNQAADTLFYDASDPLNRYSACDTIQRQGALYLTTGSVLMSTRAQALLEIVADTCGRHDTLGGACSRESNTMRYCHSKEHMHACRDSFLSAIQQWDAAMNKRDITCNINFFMNVPVTPEGKLTFADGISAAGRYVELTALRDVMCVVSNCPQLNNPCNAYNPTPIQMLIWDA; encoded by the coding sequence ATGAACATCCTTTCCAGTCCACGCGTCGAAGCCGACGCCATCTATTCCAAAGTTGTGCCAGCCGGCGATTTCTGGCTTCATCGCATCCAACGCGGCCAAACCCTTCGCATGGTTGACCTTGAGGGAAACCAGGCCGCCGACACGCTCTTTTACGACGCATCCGATCCGCTCAACCGCTACAGCGCTTGCGATACCATCCAGCGCCAGGGTGCACTTTACCTCACCACTGGCAGCGTGCTCATGTCCACCCGGGCGCAAGCTCTGCTTGAAATTGTGGCCGATACCTGCGGACGGCACGATACGCTTGGTGGCGCATGCTCTCGCGAGAGCAATACAATGCGTTACTGCCACTCCAAGGAGCACATGCATGCCTGTCGGGACAGTTTTCTCTCCGCCATCCAGCAGTGGGATGCCGCCATGAACAAACGCGACATCACCTGCAACATCAACTTCTTCATGAATGTGCCTGTCACCCCTGAGGGAAAGCTGACGTTCGCCGATGGAATCTCCGCAGCCGGACGCTACGTCGAACTCACCGCCCTTCGCGATGTCATGTGTGTTGTTTCCAACTGTCCACAGCTCAACAACCCCTGCAACGCCTACAATCCAACGCCCATTCAGATGCTGATCTGGGACGCCTGA
- the glnT gene encoding type III glutamate--ammonia ligase has protein sequence MKSIKSIQQSLRERGVKYCMGTYVDIHGVPKAKVVPIDHFSKFAEGSERYTGYALDGLGQGPNDDEITSVPDLNTCIQLPWKPEVAWFAADNHFEGKPYEINTRVALQKVIAEAHNMGFGLNLGIECEVFVVKQEPDGTLSIPNPDDNLTKACYDVKRFMDRYEWLDKVATSINALGWDLYSFDHEDANSQFEFDFKYADALTMCDRYIFFRMMAKQYAAEEGLLATFMPKPFANRTGSGAHFNMSLCDLETGANLFECENDPRGLGLSELGYHFIAGILRHGPALCATFAPTVNSYKRLIRRGLMSYYTWAPVFNSYGRNNRTNSVRVPHGGGRVESRNADASCNPYLAATLVFAAGLAGIREKLDPGISQEENLYEMSPEQLAARGIQELPRTLAEAVDAFANDPFVEQVLGPDLRNEFIHYKSEEWRQYHQRVSQWEIDTYASRF, from the coding sequence ATGAAATCGATCAAATCCATTCAACAGTCCCTGCGCGAGCGCGGAGTCAAATACTGCATGGGTACCTACGTGGATATCCACGGTGTGCCCAAGGCCAAAGTGGTCCCCATCGACCACTTTTCCAAATTTGCGGAGGGCTCTGAGCGCTACACTGGTTACGCACTCGACGGCCTCGGACAGGGTCCCAACGACGATGAGATCACTTCCGTTCCCGACCTCAATACCTGCATCCAGTTGCCCTGGAAGCCTGAAGTTGCCTGGTTCGCCGCCGACAATCATTTTGAGGGCAAGCCGTATGAAATCAATACCCGCGTGGCGCTGCAGAAGGTCATTGCCGAGGCGCACAATATGGGGTTTGGACTCAACCTCGGTATCGAGTGCGAAGTGTTTGTGGTCAAACAGGAACCTGACGGAACACTGTCGATCCCAAATCCGGACGACAACCTCACCAAGGCCTGCTACGATGTAAAGCGGTTCATGGATCGCTACGAGTGGCTCGACAAGGTGGCAACCAGCATCAATGCGCTCGGTTGGGATCTCTACTCCTTCGATCACGAAGACGCAAACTCCCAGTTTGAGTTCGATTTCAAATACGCCGACGCGCTCACGATGTGCGATCGCTACATCTTTTTCCGCATGATGGCCAAACAGTATGCCGCTGAGGAGGGGCTGCTCGCCACATTCATGCCCAAGCCCTTTGCCAACCGAACGGGCAGCGGTGCCCACTTCAATATGTCGCTCTGCGACCTCGAGACGGGAGCCAACCTTTTTGAATGCGAAAACGACCCGCGCGGACTCGGTCTCAGTGAGCTGGGCTATCATTTTATTGCGGGCATCCTGCGCCACGGACCTGCGCTCTGCGCCACGTTTGCCCCGACGGTCAACAGCTACAAACGCCTCATCCGTCGCGGTCTCATGTCCTATTACACCTGGGCACCGGTCTTTAACTCCTACGGTCGCAATAACCGCACGAACTCGGTACGCGTGCCCCACGGCGGTGGGCGGGTGGAGTCGCGCAACGCCGATGCGTCCTGCAACCCCTACCTCGCTGCGACACTGGTGTTCGCAGCGGGACTTGCGGGTATTCGCGAAAAACTCGATCCAGGAATTTCCCAAGAGGAAAACCTCTACGAAATGAGTCCCGAACAACTGGCCGCACGCGGTATTCAGGAATTACCACGCACCCTGGCCGAGGCCGTCGACGCATTTGCAAACGATCCGTTTGTCGAACAGGTGCTGGGTCCGGATTTGCGCAACGAGTTCATCCACTACAAATCTGAAGAATGGCGCCAGTATCACCAACGCGTGAGCCAGTGGGAAATCGACACCTATGCCAGTCGTTTTTAG
- a CDS encoding urea amidolyase associated protein UAAP1, which translates to MNITPPTTSNPILYESTQPGGTMGSKIIGRGKSLRLTDIEGGANVAMLFYNALEKQERYNMPDTLKGQHIFYLTAPYCLHSDMGRLFASITIDTFGWHDTVCGTTHADTVHSKYGIRTYQQARNEAYKNGYQCFLVELAKWGLSERDIVPNVNFFSKVVSDEQGQLRYDSQARKAASVVELRFEMDTLIVYHTCQHPLDPNPAYNPKPVKFEVFQASPVSSDSDACLHSRPENWRAWENTDTYHRLRF; encoded by the coding sequence ATGAACATTACACCACCTACGACATCCAACCCAATTCTCTACGAATCCACCCAGCCCGGCGGAACGATGGGTTCCAAAATCATTGGTCGCGGAAAATCGCTGCGACTGACCGACATCGAGGGCGGCGCCAACGTCGCCATGCTCTTCTACAATGCGCTGGAAAAACAGGAGCGGTACAATATGCCCGACACGCTCAAGGGTCAGCACATCTTCTACCTCACCGCTCCCTACTGCCTGCACTCCGACATGGGTAGGCTCTTCGCCAGTATCACCATCGACACCTTTGGCTGGCACGACACCGTTTGCGGCACCACACATGCGGATACCGTTCACAGTAAATATGGGATTCGCACGTATCAACAGGCGCGCAACGAAGCCTACAAGAATGGCTACCAGTGCTTCCTCGTCGAACTGGCAAAATGGGGACTGAGTGAGCGCGACATCGTGCCAAACGTCAATTTTTTCAGCAAGGTGGTCAGCGACGAGCAGGGTCAGTTGCGCTACGACTCGCAGGCCCGGAAAGCGGCTTCGGTTGTGGAACTGCGGTTCGAAATGGACACGCTCATCGTCTACCACACCTGCCAGCACCCGCTCGATCCAAATCCCGCCTACAATCCCAAACCGGTGAAGTTTGAAGTTTTTCAAGCCTCACCGGTATCCTCCGACAGCGATGCCTGTCTTCATTCCCGCCCCGAAAACTGGCGGGCATGGGAAAACACGGACACCTACCACCGCCTTCGATTCTAA
- the atzF gene encoding allophanate hydrolase translates to MSKTHLPLTIPALRQAYHSGALTVRSLMQQLDEQYRTLADPALFIHWLQPDELEPYLRRLDTRSVADLPLYGVPFAIKDNIDLAGIPTTAACPAYAYTPTRSATVVQRLIDAGAIPVGKTNLDQFATGLVGVRSPYGVPRNPLAPDRIPGGSSSGSAVAVAQNLAVFSLGTDTAGSGRVPAAFNELMGVKPTRGLLSTVGVVPACRSLDCVSIFTTHLTDAQLLLDITMGPDTEDPFSRSMVSMDSNSGIPMRIGVPESEMLEFFGDAGYAAAFESYRSALAHRPDITLERIDFAPFREAAALLYQGPWIAERAAAVGEFIQANPEAVHPITREIILGGFRPSAVDTFQALYQLQALKRAANAELEGLDAILIPTAGGFPTLEAVAAEPISLNTQLGNYTNFMNLLDCAALAIPAGRTATGLPFGVTLFAPAGHDPKLITVAARLRGESIPADANTMSAPSTWLDLVVCGAHMRGLPLNHQLTRLDGTFVREVTSAPCYELYCLHHKDPIRPGMVRCSGGGATIQMEHWRLPIENVGRFLAEIQEPLGLGSVELADGTWMHGFTCDASVTTLPTTETITAHASWRQYLASR, encoded by the coding sequence ATGTCCAAAACACACCTACCGTTGACAATCCCGGCACTACGCCAGGCATACCACAGTGGTGCCCTCACCGTGCGCAGCCTGATGCAGCAGCTCGACGAGCAATACCGCACACTGGCGGACCCCGCTCTGTTCATCCACTGGCTGCAGCCAGATGAGCTTGAACCTTACCTGCGACGTCTCGATACCAGATCAGTAGCCGACTTGCCGCTCTACGGTGTTCCTTTTGCGATCAAGGATAACATCGATCTCGCAGGTATTCCAACAACTGCCGCTTGCCCGGCCTATGCCTATACCCCAACGCGATCCGCCACGGTGGTGCAGCGACTGATCGACGCTGGTGCCATACCGGTGGGCAAGACCAATCTCGACCAGTTTGCAACGGGCCTTGTCGGTGTGCGTTCGCCCTACGGTGTGCCGCGAAATCCATTGGCTCCAGATCGCATACCAGGAGGCAGCAGCTCCGGTTCTGCCGTCGCGGTCGCGCAAAACCTTGCAGTATTTTCACTGGGAACTGATACGGCGGGATCCGGTCGCGTACCCGCTGCTTTTAACGAACTCATGGGTGTGAAACCCACGCGAGGGCTGCTGAGCACCGTTGGGGTGGTGCCCGCCTGCCGCAGCCTGGACTGTGTGTCCATCTTCACAACCCACCTCACCGACGCGCAGCTACTGTTGGACATTACGATGGGGCCCGATACGGAGGATCCCTTTTCCCGCTCAATGGTGTCGATGGATTCCAACTCGGGAATTCCAATGCGCATCGGAGTGCCCGAGTCGGAGATGCTTGAGTTTTTTGGAGACGCAGGGTATGCCGCAGCATTCGAATCCTACCGCAGCGCGCTTGCGCACCGTCCGGATATCACGCTTGAACGGATCGATTTTGCCCCATTTCGTGAGGCAGCAGCTCTGCTCTACCAGGGTCCATGGATTGCCGAACGCGCGGCAGCGGTTGGTGAGTTCATCCAGGCCAACCCCGAAGCGGTGCATCCGATCACACGCGAGATCATTCTCGGGGGATTCCGCCCGAGCGCGGTCGACACTTTTCAGGCACTTTACCAGCTCCAGGCCTTGAAACGCGCCGCCAACGCCGAGCTTGAGGGGCTGGATGCCATACTCATTCCGACGGCGGGGGGATTTCCTACCCTGGAGGCCGTCGCAGCGGAACCCATTTCTCTCAATACCCAGCTCGGCAACTACACCAATTTCATGAACCTGCTCGACTGTGCCGCGCTTGCGATTCCGGCAGGACGCACTGCAACCGGACTTCCATTCGGTGTCACGCTCTTTGCTCCTGCAGGTCATGACCCCAAGCTGATCACCGTTGCAGCACGGTTGCGCGGCGAGTCCATCCCGGCGGACGCGAACACAATGTCTGCGCCCTCCACTTGGCTGGACCTCGTGGTTTGCGGCGCCCACATGCGCGGTTTGCCACTCAACCATCAGCTCACCCGTCTCGACGGTACCTTCGTGAGGGAAGTAACTTCTGCTCCCTGCTATGAACTCTACTGCCTGCACCACAAGGACCCCATTCGCCCCGGTATGGTGCGCTGCTCCGGCGGCGGTGCCACGATCCAGATGGAACACTGGCGCCTTCCCATTGAAAACGTTGGACGATTTCTAGCCGAGATTCAGGAGCCGCTCGGACTCGGCTCCGTTGAACTCGCCGATGGCACATGGATGCACGGCTTCACCTGCGACGCCTCCGTCACCACCCTGCCCACCACCGAAACCATCACCGCCCACGCCTCCTGGCGTCAGTATC